The genomic segment GCAACCCTAGAGGGAGATGAAAACCCCAAAGCTTAGTCATAGTGAAACGCTTAGCATGCCAAACATGTGTTCTAAGCCTTTTGGTACCATCCCCAGAAGTAGAAAATCCAATGCCATGATTCATTTTAAGCTCAGCCCTGCGACGTATTTTCCGAGAAGCCTTCTTCTCGTTTTTCGCTAAATCCAGATGGGTGGTAtccaatttcattttcttatttttccttttcctagAAGCATTAGTTAAATAAGAAGAAGTTCTTCTCCTCTTCGACCTTTGATCACAAGTATTACTATTCATCCGATTCAAAACGATGGATTGAAGAGCTTCCAGCTCAGACGCCCGAGGGTCTACAAACTTATGCACATTGAGATTTCTGGGAATTGACCTGTCCTTACCACTAGCAGTGACGACTTTCTCCCCCATCCTGATATTTCAGCAAAAgttcttcaactttcaatGCTATTGTATCAGAAAGAAGTGTTTCACG from the Cucurbita pepo subsp. pepo cultivar mu-cu-16 unplaced genomic scaffold, ASM280686v2 Cp4.1_scaffold001575, whole genome shotgun sequence genome contains:
- the LOC111786370 gene encoding ribonucleases P/MRP protein subunit POP1-like isoform X2, giving the protein MGEKVVTASGKDRSIPRNLNVHKFVDPRASELEALQSIVLNRMNSNTCDQRSKRRRTSSYLTNASRKRKNKKMKLDTTHLDLAKNEKKASRKIRRRAELKMNHGIGFSTSGDGTKRLRTHVWHAKRFTMTKLWGFHLPLGLQGRGKGSRALLKWYNDGVLIHDASYYVPVQLEGPEDSLISALGMVLEPSIVSHSQDISHAIISGVIYAS